The genome window GAGCCTGCATACTTGGTGACGAACTCACGCGCGTAGCTGGCGCTCTCTACCTGATAACTGTAATTGGAGCTTGGTCTCCAGTTCGTTTTAGGAGAAATCGGACTTGTCAGGGCTGGCGTACTGCCGCTATCCGTGAACTCTCCATTTCCCTTGTCATCCAGGATGCCGCCCTTTTCAGCGCCTGCACCAAAGTAGTTGTTTTCGGAATAAATCCGTGCTTTTTCACCAATAGTAATGGACTGATTAAAGTTGTTGGCATAGTTGTTTTTGAGATGGAAGTAACCGTATCTTAAAAGTCCAGGACCACGTACATACAAGTTTTCGAAGTAATTGTTGGACATCGTCACATGAGGGACGCCATTGTAACTGCTGTTACCATCATTCGGATGACCGAGGATAACGCCATACTTATGGTTTGCAAATTTGGAATTGCTAATCGTAATATAATCGGCGCGGTCACCGATATACAGCAGTTTGTCCAGATCACTACCGCCAGAGCTGTAGCTGTGACCCGCAAACGTTACATGATCGATCCAGTAATTGGAGCCTGAAGTGATATACATCTGGATATCATCATTGGCATTAATATTGGAAGCGTGTTCAAAAGTCAGATTCTGAAAAATTACATTGCTTGAACTGCTTGTGGATCTGAAATGAATATTCGTTAATGTATGTTTGCCAAAG of Paenibacillus sp. FSL R5-0517 contains these proteins:
- a CDS encoding pectate lyase, whose protein sequence is MLLLAITLLLITVSTAPSTYGAASYPNTGTNGLTGFAGSAKNENGVSKSATTGGKNGQVVYVSNLNDLRTHMAGSTAKIVVVEQNISSSTLQKVEFGANKTLVGSFGKHTLTNIHFRSTSSSSNVIFQNLTFEHASNINANDDIQMYITSGSNYWIDHVTFAGHSYSSGGSDLDKLLYIGDRADYITISNSKFANHKYGVILGHPNDGNSSYNGVPHVTMSNNYFENLYVRGPGLLRYGYFHLKNNYANNFNQSITIGEKARIYSENNYFGAGAEKGGILDDKGNGEFTDSGSTPALTSPISPKTNWRPSSNYSYQVESASYAREFVTKYAGSSNTTLVFGK